The nucleotide window TCTCTAAAATGAAAGAAACTAGGATTCTTTATATCTCGAACGATACTCAAGTGGTAACATGCCGGTGTACTGCTTAAAGTACCGGGTAATGTTCTCAAAACTTGTAAAGTTTAATTCGTAGGCGATTTGCCTAAGGGTTAGATTAGAATTTGTCAACAAAAATTTTATTCGATTGATACGAACTTTCTTTATTTCTTCGAGTATTGTACTATTGATGCTTTCGCGAAATCTTTTTTCTAGTATCCTGCGAGACAGGGTGGTGGCACGCACAACAGCATCTACGGATATATCATTGGTGGTTGCGGTATTGACAATGTAATATAAAGCGGTACGTACCTGTTCATCCTCTACCGCCAATGCAGTTGAGTTCCTTGTTATGATGGTATTTTGGTTCACCATAATATCGGAAGAGGGTTTTTCTCCAGATTCTATCCATTGGCACAATGTCTGAGCAGACAGGAAGCCTGCTTGTCTGCCATTTTGATCTATACTTGATAGCGTTGGGGAAGCCATTTCACATAACATTACATCGTTGTCAACCCCAAGTAGGGAAAAATCATCTGGCACCTTGGCTTGCAGGTTTTTTGCCGCTTCCAATAAATGAATATTTAATTCATCTGTAACCGAAAAAATTGCACACGGTTTTGGCAATGTATCCAGCCATTCCACGAGTTTTTCTGGAAGTTGTTCCCATAATTCAACAGAATTGTTATAGATGTAACTATTTACTGTACAGCCTGATTTAGCAAGTGTTGTTTCATATCCTCGTTGTCGTTCCAGTGACCATTTAAAATCCTTGAATCCAAGGAAAGCAAAATTTTTAAAACCTTTTGAAGTCAGATAATTGGCTGCCATTTCTCCAATGGCTAGGTGATCTCCCCACACATTGATAAAGTCTTTGTATAATTTGGTATGGGGAAATAGGATAACGGGAACGTTCAATCGTATAAGATTTTTAAAGCCTTCCAATTCCCTGGTCAAAATACCATCAGGTTCCCATTGTATTATTCTTTTTTGCATTTGATGCAGATTGCTTTTTCCAATATATTTAGGAGAAAGGAAGAAAAAGGTGAACTTATCGTGCAGTTTGTTGAAATTGGTAATACCCATCAACAAGTCTCTGTCATACGCTCTCGAAGTATCCATTAAGACTACTATTTTCAGCTTATTTTTCACATTTAGGTAATTTTAAGTTTTTTTTGAATGTTATAAACCAAAAGTAATGACTTTCAAAGATATTGAAAAATGTTCGTCAGTTAGACACGATATTTGCATTTAAAAAACACAAACGCCCTGATGCTATTGCACAATGTCATTAAGTTAAACTTTTTGTTTTCTCGCAAAGCCGCAAAGCCGCAAAGAATTCGGTCAAAAACTTTGCGTCTTTGCGCCTTTGCGCGAGCTATATTTAGAATAATCTTATCGAGAATTCCTTAACTTAATAACATTGTGCTTTTGCAAGGCAAGCGAATTGTTAAAGACAAAACCGTATATTTGTGAATCTGAATTTAACATACAAAATAATGGTGCGCTTATTTCTTGGCTGTTTTCTTTTTTTGTCACTTTTTAGAGGGTATTCTCAAGAGGAGACATTTTCAATTGATACTTTGCATGTTAAGATTGATAGCCTTTACAGGGAAGATCAGTTTTATGCTGGACTTAACTATAATTCTCTTTTGAAAAAGCCAAGCGGTGTATCTCAGGAAAAAATATCTTTTGGTTTTTCTGCCGGATTCCTTAGAGATATGCCAATAAACAAAAAAAGAACTTTTGCGATAGCGCCAGGTATTGGATTTTCATTCAATAATTATCTCCAAAATATGACGATTACAGGAACCAGTCAAAATCCTGTTTATGGAGTAATGCCATCTGATTTAAGCTATGACAAAAACAGGTTTGAACAATTTCGGGTTGATGTTCCAATCGAATTCAGATGGCGTGATTCGACTCCACAGGAGTTTCAGTTTTTTAGAATATATGGAGGTTTTAAGGTAAGTTATTTGTTGTATGATAAATCGGTTTTTGATGATGGAAATGTAAAAACCGTCATTAAAGGCAATAAAGATTTTGAGGATTTTCTCTATGGTGTGTATCTTTCTGTTGGGTACAGCGCGTTTAATTTGCAGGTAAGTTATAATTTGAACTCTTTTTTTAAATCGTCTGCCCAAATCGATTCGGTACCAATTACAATGAATGCTTTGAATATAGGTGTTGTCTTTTATATTTTATAGCCAAATAAAAAGAAACAACATTTGAGGAATACTTCCTAGCAACAAACCTATAATCAGTTCCTTGGGGGTGTGAGCTTCCATTACCAAGCGCGATGAAGCCACAAAACCATTCATCAATAAAAAAAAAGGAATTAAAAAAACATTCC belongs to Flavobacterium gilvum and includes:
- a CDS encoding XylR family transcriptional regulator; this translates as MKNKLKIVVLMDTSRAYDRDLLMGITNFNKLHDKFTFFFLSPKYIGKSNLHQMQKRIIQWEPDGILTRELEGFKNLIRLNVPVILFPHTKLYKDFINVWGDHLAIGEMAANYLTSKGFKNFAFLGFKDFKWSLERQRGYETTLAKSGCTVNSYIYNNSVELWEQLPEKLVEWLDTLPKPCAIFSVTDELNIHLLEAAKNLQAKVPDDFSLLGVDNDVMLCEMASPTLSSIDQNGRQAGFLSAQTLCQWIESGEKPSSDIMVNQNTIITRNSTALAVEDEQVRTALYYIVNTATTNDISVDAVVRATTLSRRILEKRFRESINSTILEEIKKVRINRIKFLLTNSNLTLRQIAYELNFTSFENITRYFKQYTGMLPLEYRSRYKES
- a CDS encoding porin family protein; translation: MNLNLTYKIMVRLFLGCFLFLSLFRGYSQEETFSIDTLHVKIDSLYREDQFYAGLNYNSLLKKPSGVSQEKISFGFSAGFLRDMPINKKRTFAIAPGIGFSFNNYLQNMTITGTSQNPVYGVMPSDLSYDKNRFEQFRVDVPIEFRWRDSTPQEFQFFRIYGGFKVSYLLYDKSVFDDGNVKTVIKGNKDFEDFLYGVYLSVGYSAFNLQVSYNLNSFFKSSAQIDSVPITMNALNIGVVFYIL